A region from the Volucribacter amazonae genome encodes:
- a CDS encoding helix-turn-helix domain-containing protein, whose protein sequence is MGLKEKIRMFRELHHLSQEEMANRMNMSLSGYAKLERGETKLHYDKLVQIAQIFNIDVVDLIDSQKGVVFCMNENSDYIYTNYHNTNDSLAFENEKLKLLIVHKDELLVQKQKEIESLQKIIQLLEQK, encoded by the coding sequence ATGGGATTAAAAGAAAAAATCAGAATGTTTCGAGAGCTACATCATCTCTCACAAGAAGAAATGGCAAATCGTATGAATATGTCATTAAGTGGTTATGCAAAATTAGAGAGGGGAGAAACCAAATTACATTATGATAAATTGGTACAAATTGCTCAAATTTTTAATATTGATGTGGTAGATTTAATTGATTCCCAAAAAGGCGTTGTTTTTTGTATGAATGAAAATAGTGACTATATTTATACTAATTATCATAATACTAATGACTCGCTTGCCTTTGAAAATGAAAAATTAAAATTGCTTATTGTTCATAAAGATGAGCTTTTAGTGCAAAAACAAAAAGAAATTGAATCCTTACAAAAAATTATTCAATTATTAGAACAAAAATAA
- a CDS encoding opacity family porin, giving the protein MKKLFVIAALAALPLTVSAKGFYVQGDLGVSNLHIVDTEDNDLPNKAVFTQRISVGYDFERFRIAVDYTNFGKAKFDDYGASFKIQSFGVSGFYDFRNSSRFTPYVGARVGYSIAKITDYDLYFPETERKTSNSIGVLGGVQFSITDNFALNLGLEYNRLASDFGQFGGQVGLRYSF; this is encoded by the coding sequence ATGAAAAAATTATTTGTTATCGCAGCATTAGCAGCATTACCTTTAACTGTAAGTGCTAAAGGTTTTTATGTACAAGGGGATTTAGGTGTATCTAATTTACATATTGTTGATACAGAAGATAACGATCTTCCAAATAAAGCAGTGTTTACTCAACGTATCAGCGTAGGTTACGACTTTGAGCGTTTCCGTATTGCAGTGGATTATACTAATTTTGGTAAAGCTAAATTTGATGATTATGGGGCAAGTTTTAAAATTCAATCTTTTGGTGTTAGTGGTTTCTACGATTTCCGTAATAGCTCCAGATTTACTCCTTATGTTGGTGCAAGAGTTGGATATTCTATCGCCAAAATAACCGACTATGATCTCTATTTCCCTGAAACAGAACGTAAAACCAGTAATAGCATAGGTGTATTAGGCGGTGTACAATTCTCTATTACTGATAATTTTGCATTAAACTTAGGTCTAGAATATAATCGTTTAGCCTCTGATTTTGGACAATTCGGTGGGCAAGTGGGGTTACGTTATAGCTTCTAA
- a CDS encoding DUF2846 domain-containing protein codes for MKKYFAILFISLSLLLTGCAKTTMDSAENDAVAKQFITPPKGMTGIYIYRDSYFGSALKKNLYIDDNFIGESAPKVYFYKQVKAGPHKISTESEFSNNDLNINTEPGKNYFIRQYIKMGVFVGGANLEQVSEEKGKKAILQLRRALAK; via the coding sequence ATGAAAAAATATTTTGCAATTTTATTTATTAGCTTATCTTTATTATTGACTGGCTGTGCTAAAACAACAATGGATAGTGCCGAAAACGATGCGGTCGCTAAACAATTTATCACTCCACCAAAAGGAATGACTGGTATCTATATCTACCGTGATTCTTATTTTGGCTCAGCATTAAAAAAGAATTTATATATTGATGATAATTTCATTGGTGAGTCTGCTCCTAAAGTTTATTTTTATAAACAAGTTAAAGCAGGCCCACATAAAATTTCTACCGAATCGGAATTTAGCAACAATGATTTAAATATCAATACTGAACCAGGTAAAAATTATTTTATTCGTCAATATATAAAAATGGGCGTTTTTGTTGGTGGTGCTAATTTAGAGCAAGTTTCTGAAGAAAAAGGGAAAAAAGCAATTCTCCAATTACGAAGAGCTTTAGCTAAATAG
- a CDS encoding FAD-dependent oxidoreductase — protein MSENVYQFIDLPRVDPPKIPLNARKIEFIEIYQAFSDSQAKSQADRCLACGNPYCQNKCPLHNNIPNWLRLANEGRIIEAAELAHSTNSLPEVCGRVCPQDRLCEGDCTLNAEFGAVTIGNVEKYITEKAFAMGWKPSVPAVEASGKKVAIIGAGPAGLGCADVLIRNGVEVTVYERQQEIGGLLTFGIPAFKLEKQVMQRRRELFSEMGIQFKLGVEIGKDIELADIVEQYDAVFLAVGTYQGIKANIPNEQAQGVYSALPFLIGNTQHLLNLPAPDYVSMQDKRVVVLGGGDTAMDCVRTSVRQRAKAVTCVYRRDAANMPGSKKEYTNAQEEGVKFQFNAQPVEIEADPVAVEVDKQGKVTGIKIVRTQLGEPDQQGRRRAEPIAGSEEIIPCDAIIVAFGFAPHSMPWLSKVGVTTDQRGRIEAKTGLKQQTANPKIFAGGDITRGSDLVVTAIAEGRDAAQSIMEFLDI, from the coding sequence ATGAGTGAGAATGTTTACCAATTTATTGATTTACCTCGAGTAGATCCACCAAAAATCCCATTAAATGCACGCAAAATAGAATTTATTGAAATCTATCAAGCCTTTAGCGATAGCCAAGCCAAATCTCAAGCGGATCGCTGTTTAGCTTGTGGTAACCCTTATTGCCAAAATAAATGTCCGTTACACAACAACATTCCTAACTGGTTAAGGCTGGCTAATGAAGGACGTATTATTGAAGCCGCCGAATTAGCTCATAGCACCAATAGCCTGCCAGAAGTGTGTGGACGAGTTTGTCCACAAGATCGCCTTTGTGAGGGGGACTGCACCCTAAACGCAGAATTTGGTGCAGTAACCATTGGCAACGTAGAAAAATATATTACCGAAAAAGCCTTCGCTATGGGCTGGAAGCCTAGCGTTCCAGCGGTAGAGGCAAGCGGTAAAAAAGTGGCGATTATCGGAGCAGGTCCAGCTGGACTAGGTTGTGCTGATGTATTAATTCGCAATGGGGTAGAGGTTACCGTTTACGAACGCCAACAAGAAATTGGCGGATTGCTGACCTTTGGTATCCCTGCCTTTAAATTAGAAAAGCAAGTGATGCAACGCCGCCGAGAATTGTTTAGCGAAATGGGTATCCAATTTAAACTTGGTGTAGAAATCGGCAAGGATATTGAATTAGCTGACATTGTGGAACAATATGACGCCGTATTTCTCGCGGTTGGGACTTATCAAGGGATCAAGGCGAATATCCCTAACGAACAAGCTCAAGGGGTATATTCAGCTTTACCATTTTTAATCGGCAATACCCAACATCTATTAAATTTACCAGCCCCTGATTATGTGAGTATGCAGGATAAACGCGTGGTTGTGTTGGGCGGTGGCGATACCGCAATGGATTGTGTTCGCACCTCTGTTCGCCAACGAGCGAAAGCGGTAACCTGTGTTTATCGTCGTGATGCCGCTAATATGCCAGGCTCCAAAAAAGAATACACTAATGCACAAGAGGAAGGGGTAAAATTCCAATTCAATGCCCAACCTGTTGAAATTGAAGCCGATCCTGTTGCAGTGGAAGTGGATAAACAAGGCAAAGTAACAGGCATTAAAATCGTCCGCACTCAACTGGGCGAGCCTGATCAACAAGGACGCCGCCGAGCTGAACCTATTGCTGGCAGCGAAGAAATTATCCCTTGTGATGCTATTATTGTTGCTTTTGGTTTTGCACCACATAGTATGCCTTGGCTGAGTAAAGTGGGGGTTACCACCGATCAACGAGGCAGAATTGAAGCAAAAACAGGCTTAAAACAACAAACCGCCAACCCAAAAATCTTTGCCGGTGGCGACATTACTCGTGGCTCTGATCTGGTAGTAACCGCCATTGCAGAAGGACGCGATGCCGCCCAAAGTATTATGGAATTTTTAGATATTTAG